The Corvus moneduloides isolate bCorMon1 chromosome 11, bCorMon1.pri, whole genome shotgun sequence genomic sequence CAGCAGAGGAAACAGATGCAAAGACCTGCCCAAATGCAGGCAGCAATTGCAATCTGGATTAGAGTGAAAATGTCCCTGAAAACTACTTCCAGTCTCCAGGGAGACATCACTgggcagggaaagctgggaaacTCAAGGGGATGTAGCGTGGGACTGAAAATAAGAGGTGTGTAAGATTTTAAATGCTTAAGGTGACCTGGCCAAGCAAGAAACAAGGCTCAGCAGTTCGTGCCAGCCCAGGGGAGGGCGGAAACGTGGGGAGCATGTTCCATAGCTCAGTGGAGGATGACAGCAGTGTGCTGGCAGGCCGTGCAAGAAATGCATTGTGAACTGGCTCTTGCAGCTGTGAGCAAGACAATAAGGATGGTAAAGCACCATCTAAGTCCCCACATCCAGCTTTGCACAAAGAGGGAGCTAAACTCAGCCCCCTGGAATCTGTTGGCTCATGGCTTGAATTTAGCTCTTTGTGTTTGAATGACTCCAAGCAGAGAGGGAATATAGATTGTTCCAGTCCGAGAGCCAAATTCTCACCTTTTCCCTGCTCACTTTCAACCCCCGAACTATGCAAGACTTCCATCAGGATCTCTGGTCATAATTTGCAGGGCATTCTGAAGAAATCCCCAGTTTTCTTTTACAGTCTGAGGaatgacattttcttccttcttttgttcttttctatgCCATTCTCTCTCCTCTAGGCTCTCCATGTCCCACTGACCCCTGCCTATCTTCTTGCCAGTAtataaaaaccttttttctgtGGATATGCATCTTCTCATACACCAAAAGTAGGTAGGATCTTCTTCCCCTAGTGTCAGGGTTGTGTATGAGGGTCACACAAGATTTTATTCATCCAGCTGGTAGACTTTAACACTGGCATCTCAAGGAGTGGGAAGGGAACCTATAGCCTTGTTACAGGGCTCTCTTACCTGTCCATGAACCAGCCTGTCTCCTATTGCTGTATTAATCTGCTTGGTCTCTTTGGCAAACCAGCAAGGTGGCTTTCACATGTATCTGTGATACGTACTTACTGAACAATCACTATCTCTCCCCTCATTAAGGCTTTGTGGAGTCACACTCTTTAGTTTAGCATAACAATATCTTtacctgcaaaatattttgttcccAGCCATTGAGAAGTCTGCAACATCTGTTGTGTCATGAACTCAGCATTTATTAATACTGCTTGTAGTTGATCCCATCAGTTGAGCTATGAGAGCACATCCCACAGCTTGCAGTTAATGCTTGTGCTGGTGACATTAAGAATTCAGGTAGTCTCTCCCATTGATTATCACAGACTTCAGTTTGCCATCTTCTTCCACTTCTTTTGTCTCCTGCCCATCTTCAATGATTTTCCGGGTGGTGATGGTCTTGCCATTGACCTCTTCAGTAGTGGTTATCACTGTTCTGACACCATATGGCCCAGCTGTGTTTTCAGTAAAGGAGGTGGTGGGGTGACCACTGGAACAGAACGAATTCCAATGCACAAACGGCTCCCTGgaccttcctcctcttccacttGTGCTCTGCTGGTTTTCACCATTGATTCTGATGTCAAAAGGGTTCaagaaaatacatgtaaatGGATACATCCTTTCAAAGACCTCTTCTTGATGGGGGAATCCATGATGGGAACCAAAGAAGCTGTTATAACCCGCTGCAGCTCTTTCTCTGTGGACTCTGCTCTCCTCAACAGACTTGTCGTAGAGTGATCGCTTCTGAGGGTCAGACAAAATCTCGTATGCTTCAACaatttctttgaatttcttCTCAGCTTCCTCCTTGTTTCTGAGATTCTTATCAGGATGCCATTTTAGTGCCAGTTTGTGGTAGGATTTCTTAATATCATCCTGTGAGGCATCTTCTTGCAGTTCAAGGATCTTGTAGTAATCCACCATCTCAGAGGAACGCTGGGGTTGTTTGGAAGATGCCTGGTTACCTCTTTCCTACCAAGGTTGATCAGCATGCAGAGACTCCTGGACACCCAATGGCACTGCACTCCTCAGGGGTGGGGAGCTGCTCAGTCCACCCCATGAGCTGCTCTGTCCTGTTGCAGTGCGAGGCCACTGAGAGCTGCTTGACCATAGAAATTCTTTTCAAACCTGTATCTCACAAACCATAAGATTGTGACCTCAGAGGGGGTTCAGCCAACCCCGGCTCAGTTGTCCTGACCACATTCTAGGGCAGAGTTGGTTGTCAATGgccttctgtttttaaatgtaGATCATGCCCGTGGTGGTGTAGTTGCTGGATGTAActgtgctgacacagctgtgATGTAGGACTGCCACAGAATCATAacatggtttgggtgggaagtgACCttttttaaaggtcatctaatccccaccccctgccatgagcagggactccttccactaGATCTGGTTGCTTAATGCCCCAaccaaactg encodes the following:
- the DNAJB8 gene encoding dnaJ homolog subfamily B member 8, giving the protein MVDYYKILELQEDASQDDIKKSYHKLALKWHPDKNLRNKEEAEKKFKEIVEAYEILSDPQKRSLYDKSVEESRVHRERAAAGYNSFFGSHHGFPHQEEVFERMYPFTCIFLNPFDIRINGENQQSTSGRGGRSREPFVHWNSFCSSGHPTTSFTENTAGPYGVRTVITTTEEVNGKTITTRKIIEDGQETKEVEEDGKLKSVIINGRDYLNS